A single genomic interval of Flavihumibacter rivuli harbors:
- a CDS encoding DUF4230 domain-containing protein, with protein sequence MGIFKHYAYALLLMVCACSTPDPKQRVLALREMSELATTEYTVTKIVKANDNRDWYKFGERKILLSTQTIIKAGIDLKGIQPEDITISGKSISLVLPPPRIISFNMPPEKIKVEYEEIGMFRMEFDNTERDALLSQAEKQVRDAIPQMGIYDQTMVNTKNALTGILRQIGYDEVQIRFSKSQPTNPAL encoded by the coding sequence ATGGGTATTTTTAAGCATTATGCTTATGCGCTTTTATTAATGGTATGCGCCTGCTCCACGCCTGACCCTAAACAAAGGGTACTTGCTTTGAGGGAAATGAGCGAACTCGCAACTACTGAATACACTGTCACTAAAATTGTAAAAGCGAACGATAACCGCGATTGGTACAAATTCGGCGAAAGGAAGATCCTCCTATCCACCCAAACCATCATCAAAGCCGGTATAGACCTTAAAGGCATACAACCAGAAGACATTACCATTTCAGGAAAGTCCATTTCCCTGGTCCTCCCACCACCCAGGATCATTTCCTTCAACATGCCCCCTGAAAAGATCAAAGTGGAATATGAAGAAATCGGGATGTTCAGGATGGAATTTGACAATACAGAGAGGGATGCATTGCTGAGCCAGGCAGAGAAACAGGTCAGGGATGCCATACCCCAGATGGGAATATATGACCAAACCATGGTCAACACTAAAAATGCACTGACTGGGATCCTGCGGCAAATCGGTTATGATGAAGTGCAGATCCGTTTTTCTAAAAGCCAGCCTACAAACCCTGCCTTATGA
- a CDS encoding APC family permease, whose product MTNSNASFKPTLGLLDATMIVAGSMIGSGIFIVSADISRNVGSAGWLVFVWLLTGFMTLTAALSYGELSAMFPKAGGQYVYLKEAYNPLVGFLYGWSFFAVIQTGTIAAVGVAFSKFAAYLFPSLSEKVLLVDLPYLHVSSAQLVSIIMVVLLTYINTRGVKEGKLIQTTFTLAKLLALFGLIIFGLLLAAKADIWNGNWADAWSFGKLEKTEGGDDLVFVGEALKKTSYESWFAIVGAIAAAMVGSVFSSDAWNNVTFIAGEIKRPERNIGLSLFLGTLIVTIIYVSANIMYTAVLPLNEIAFAENDRVAVAASKNIFGNAGTDVIAIMIMISTFGCNNGLILAGARVYYTMAKDGLFFRQVGFLNGNGVPDKALWIQCIWTCILCLSGKYGDLLDYVVFVVLIFYILTILGIFRLRRQRPEMPRPYKAFGYPVLPAIYILLATAMCVALLFTKPKFSSFGLVIVLIGIPLYYLAVANKKVAKGES is encoded by the coding sequence ATGACCAATTCCAACGCTAGTTTTAAACCAACCCTTGGTTTGCTGGATGCCACCATGATCGTTGCGGGCTCCATGATCGGTTCAGGTATTTTCATTGTTAGTGCAGACATTTCCCGGAATGTGGGAAGTGCCGGGTGGTTGGTATTTGTTTGGCTGCTTACCGGTTTTATGACGCTTACGGCAGCATTGAGTTATGGTGAACTCAGTGCCATGTTCCCCAAGGCAGGTGGACAGTATGTTTACCTGAAAGAAGCCTACAATCCGTTAGTTGGGTTCCTTTATGGGTGGAGCTTTTTTGCGGTCATCCAAACGGGAACAATTGCAGCAGTAGGTGTCGCCTTCTCCAAATTCGCTGCCTACCTGTTTCCCTCCCTCAGTGAGAAAGTGTTACTGGTGGACCTTCCCTATTTGCACGTATCATCCGCCCAGCTGGTTTCCATCATTATGGTAGTCCTGCTGACGTATATCAATACAAGGGGGGTGAAGGAAGGCAAGCTTATCCAGACCACTTTCACCTTAGCGAAATTGCTGGCCCTGTTTGGACTGATCATCTTTGGCTTGTTGCTTGCTGCAAAGGCAGATATCTGGAACGGTAACTGGGCTGATGCCTGGAGTTTTGGGAAACTGGAGAAAACAGAAGGTGGTGATGACCTGGTATTTGTCGGGGAAGCCTTAAAGAAAACATCATACGAAAGCTGGTTTGCGATAGTTGGGGCTATTGCTGCTGCGATGGTTGGCTCGGTTTTCAGCAGCGATGCATGGAACAATGTAACCTTCATTGCCGGCGAGATCAAAAGGCCTGAAAGGAATATTGGCCTTAGCCTTTTCCTGGGCACGCTGATCGTTACCATAATCTATGTTTCAGCGAACATCATGTATACGGCAGTACTGCCACTCAATGAGATCGCCTTTGCAGAGAATGACCGGGTGGCTGTTGCAGCATCCAAGAATATCTTTGGGAATGCAGGAACAGATGTGATTGCCATCATGATCATGATCTCAACTTTTGGTTGCAATAACGGGTTGATATTGGCCGGCGCAAGGGTATATTATACTATGGCTAAGGATGGGTTGTTTTTCCGCCAGGTGGGATTCCTGAACGGCAATGGGGTGCCTGATAAGGCCCTTTGGATCCAGTGTATCTGGACCTGTATCCTTTGCCTTAGCGGAAAGTATGGCGATCTCCTGGATTATGTGGTTTTTGTGGTATTGATCTTTTATATCCTGACCATCCTTGGGATTTTCAGGTTGAGGAGGCAGAGACCCGAAATGCCCAGGCCTTATAAGGCTTTTGGTTACCCGGTATTGCCGGCCATCTATATTTTGTTGGCGACTGCCATGTGCGTGGCCTTGCTGTTTACAAAACCCAAATTTTCATCCTTTGGATTGGTTATCGTACTGATCGGGATTCCCCTGTATTACCTGGCAGTGGCCAATAAAAAGGTGGCGAAAGGGGAGTCTTGA
- a CDS encoding OmpH family outer membrane protein, producing MKQLSLVLSVVAVLASGVAIFKSIGGDKKSQDQASTKTETAAEDKQFTIAYFDIDSLQGKYEYFKDALAQLKVKEEAMNNELSALERSYQKKIGEWQQKGATMSQAEADAVQREYAQMQQNYQQRRITLEQQLENLKMDYKKNIKTKIEAYLKEFNKSRGYSYIISYEPELMFYKDTIYNITDDLIEGLNKEYKKK from the coding sequence ATGAAGCAACTTTCCCTTGTGTTAAGCGTAGTAGCTGTACTGGCCAGTGGTGTGGCTATTTTCAAAAGTATTGGAGGCGATAAGAAAAGCCAGGACCAGGCCTCAACAAAAACAGAAACTGCAGCAGAAGACAAGCAATTCACTATTGCTTATTTTGATATTGATTCCCTCCAGGGGAAATATGAATATTTCAAGGATGCATTGGCCCAATTGAAAGTAAAGGAGGAGGCTATGAATAACGAACTTTCCGCTCTGGAGCGTTCCTACCAGAAGAAGATAGGGGAGTGGCAACAGAAAGGTGCAACCATGAGCCAGGCAGAAGCCGATGCTGTACAGCGCGAGTATGCGCAGATGCAACAGAATTACCAGCAACGCCGAATTACCCTTGAGCAGCAGTTGGAGAACCTGAAAATGGATTACAAGAAGAATATCAAGACCAAGATCGAAGCGTACCTGAAGGAATTCAACAAGTCAAGGGGATACTCTTATATTATTTCTTATGAGCCTGAGCTGATGTTCTATAAGGATACTATTTACAATATTACCGACGACCTGATCGAAGGTCTTAACAAGGAATACAAGAAGAAGTAA
- the rpoC gene encoding DNA-directed RNA polymerase subunit beta', with protein sequence MAIKKENRPKSNFSKITIGLASPDSILEKSYGEVLKPETINYRTYKPERDGLFCERIFGPVKDYECACGKYKRIRYKGIVCDRCGVEVTEKKVRRERMGHIKLVVPVVHIWYFKSLPNKIGYLLGMSSKKLESIVYYERFVVIQPGIRTDKGQNVGDLLTEEEYLEILETLPKDNQYLPDEDPNKFIAKMGAEAVHDLLARIDLDQLSYDLRNAAATETSQQRKADALKRLSVVEAFRDANSRITNRPEWMVMQYIPVIPPELRPLVPLDGGRFASSDLNDLYRRVIIRNNRLKRLLEIKAPEVILRNEKRMLQEAIDSLFDNSRKSNAVKAEGGRALKSLSDVLKGKQGRFRQNLLGKRVDYSGRSVIVVGPELKMHECGLPKDMAAELFKPFIIRKLIERGIVKTVKSARKLVDKKEPVIWDILENILKGHPVLLNRAPTLHRLSIQAFQPKLIEGKAIQLHPLVTTAFNADFDGDQMAVHVPLSNAAILEAQLLMLSSHNILNPQNGTPITLPSQDMVLGLYYITKGKKNTETETVRGEGMAFYSPEEVMIAYNEGRIDLHAWIKVKTNVRNSATGELEKKLIETTVGRVMFNQFVPHEVGYVNALLTKKSLREIIGDIIKITNVPKTAKFLDDIKQLGFRMAFRGGLSFNPQDLIIPQVKEELLEQAKSEVDEVWDNYNMGLITNNERYNQIVDIWSRVDTRITETLIREMANDKQGFNSVYMMLDSGARGSKQQVKQLAGIRGLMAKPRKSGSTGSEIIENPILSNFKGGLNVLDYFISTHGARKGLADTALKTADAGYLTRRLVDVAQDVVITEEDCGTLRGIATSALKDNEDVIEPLKDRIEGRTSLHNVYDPQTEELIVAAGEEITADLATRIEEAGIEIVEIRSVLTCESKRGVCVKCYGKNLATGYTAQRGDAVGIIAAQSIGEPGTQLTLRTFHVGGVAGSASVESTLYAKFDGTMQFDGLRTVTTENNEGEKVQVVIGRTGEIRCMDVKNDRLLNVVNIPYGSTLIVKDGQQVKKGDPICSWDPFNNVIIAEIAGAVKFENVIEGITYREEADEQTGHREKVVIETKDKTKIPSILLEGKEIKSYNLPVGSHIIMEEGTEVRAGQVLVKIPRVLGKLRDITGGLPRVTELFEARNPGNPAIVSEIDGVVAFGSIKRGNREIIVEARDGVTKKYLVPLTRQILAQDGDFVKAGVALSDGQIAPSDILAIKGPFAVQEYVVNEIQEVYRLQGVRINDKHIEVIVRQMMKKVSIVDPGDTKFLEDDTVDKFEFIEENDWIFDKKVVTDPGESTRMRAGQITSLRELREENSILRRSDKKLVEFRDAKSATSHPMLLGITKASLGVQSWISAASFQETTKVLSTAAIQGKTDDMLGLKENVITGHQIPAGTGLREFENMIVGSKEEYELLQTTREAMNFDEEE encoded by the coding sequence ATGGCTATCAAAAAAGAAAATCGTCCCAAATCCAACTTCTCCAAGATCACGATTGGATTGGCCTCGCCCGATTCAATCCTGGAAAAGAGTTACGGTGAAGTGTTGAAGCCTGAAACCATCAACTACCGTACGTACAAGCCGGAGCGCGACGGTTTGTTCTGCGAAAGGATTTTTGGTCCAGTTAAGGATTACGAGTGTGCCTGTGGCAAGTATAAGCGTATCCGTTACAAGGGCATTGTGTGCGACCGTTGTGGTGTTGAAGTTACCGAGAAGAAAGTGCGTCGTGAGCGCATGGGCCATATCAAGTTGGTAGTGCCTGTAGTACATATCTGGTACTTCAAGAGCCTTCCCAACAAGATCGGTTACCTCCTGGGCATGAGCTCCAAGAAACTGGAGAGCATTGTTTACTACGAGCGTTTTGTGGTGATCCAGCCTGGTATCCGCACCGATAAGGGACAGAATGTTGGTGACCTGCTGACCGAGGAAGAATACCTCGAGATCCTGGAAACCCTGCCAAAAGATAACCAGTACCTGCCTGATGAGGACCCCAACAAATTCATCGCGAAGATGGGTGCTGAGGCGGTTCATGACCTGCTGGCCAGGATCGACCTGGATCAGTTGAGCTATGACCTGAGGAATGCTGCAGCTACCGAAACATCTCAGCAGCGTAAGGCTGATGCCTTGAAGCGCCTGAGTGTGGTAGAAGCCTTCCGTGATGCCAATAGCCGTATCACCAACCGTCCTGAGTGGATGGTAATGCAATATATCCCTGTCATTCCACCGGAACTGCGTCCATTGGTTCCCCTGGATGGTGGCCGTTTTGCGTCTTCCGACCTGAACGACCTTTACCGCAGGGTGATCATCCGTAACAACCGCTTGAAGCGTTTGCTGGAGATCAAAGCCCCTGAAGTGATCCTGCGTAACGAAAAGCGTATGCTGCAGGAAGCCATCGATTCCCTGTTCGATAACAGCCGTAAGTCAAATGCAGTAAAGGCTGAAGGTGGCCGGGCCCTGAAGTCCCTTTCAGATGTCCTGAAGGGTAAGCAAGGTCGTTTCCGCCAGAACCTGTTGGGTAAGCGTGTTGACTACTCCGGCCGTTCTGTAATCGTGGTTGGTCCTGAACTTAAAATGCACGAGTGCGGTCTGCCCAAGGATATGGCTGCTGAATTGTTCAAGCCATTTATTATCCGTAAGCTGATCGAAAGGGGTATTGTAAAAACTGTTAAGAGTGCCCGTAAACTGGTAGACAAAAAGGAACCGGTTATTTGGGACATACTTGAAAATATCCTGAAAGGTCACCCGGTATTGTTGAACCGTGCCCCAACGTTGCACCGTTTGTCAATCCAGGCCTTCCAGCCCAAGTTGATCGAAGGAAAAGCGATCCAACTGCACCCATTGGTAACCACGGCGTTCAACGCGGACTTCGATGGTGACCAGATGGCAGTTCACGTTCCCCTGAGCAACGCTGCCATCCTGGAGGCACAATTGCTGATGTTGTCTTCACACAACATCCTCAACCCTCAGAATGGTACACCAATTACCCTGCCTTCACAGGACATGGTACTTGGTCTGTATTACATCACCAAGGGCAAGAAGAATACCGAAACAGAAACCGTTCGCGGTGAAGGAATGGCCTTCTATTCCCCTGAGGAAGTGATGATCGCCTATAATGAAGGTCGTATCGACCTGCATGCTTGGATCAAGGTAAAAACCAATGTGCGTAACAGCGCAACTGGTGAACTGGAAAAGAAACTGATCGAGACCACTGTTGGTCGTGTGATGTTCAACCAGTTTGTTCCACATGAAGTAGGGTATGTGAATGCACTGCTGACCAAGAAGAGCCTTCGTGAGATCATTGGCGACATCATTAAGATCACCAATGTGCCAAAGACTGCCAAGTTCCTTGATGACATCAAGCAGCTTGGTTTCCGTATGGCCTTCCGTGGTGGTTTGTCATTCAACCCGCAGGATTTGATCATCCCGCAGGTGAAAGAGGAATTGCTGGAGCAAGCCAAGTCTGAAGTTGATGAAGTGTGGGATAACTATAACATGGGTCTGATCACCAATAACGAACGTTATAACCAGATCGTAGACATTTGGTCACGTGTGGATACCCGTATCACTGAAACCCTGATCAGGGAAATGGCTAATGATAAGCAGGGCTTCAACTCTGTTTACATGATGCTGGATTCAGGTGCCCGTGGTTCCAAGCAGCAGGTTAAGCAGCTGGCTGGTATCCGTGGTCTGATGGCCAAGCCCCGTAAGAGTGGATCTACCGGTTCCGAGATCATCGAGAACCCAATCCTTTCCAACTTTAAGGGTGGTCTGAACGTATTGGATTACTTCATTTCTACCCACGGTGCCCGTAAGGGTCTTGCGGATACGGCCCTTAAGACAGCTGATGCCGGTTACCTTACCCGTCGTCTGGTTGACGTTGCCCAGGATGTGGTGATCACTGAAGAAGATTGTGGAACCCTCCGTGGTATAGCTACTTCAGCACTGAAGGATAATGAAGATGTAATTGAACCGCTGAAAGATAGGATCGAAGGTCGTACTTCACTGCATAATGTGTACGATCCCCAGACCGAAGAGCTGATCGTTGCAGCTGGTGAAGAGATCACTGCAGACCTCGCTACCCGCATCGAAGAAGCAGGCATTGAAATTGTTGAGATCCGTTCCGTTCTTACCTGCGAAAGCAAGCGTGGCGTGTGCGTTAAGTGTTATGGTAAGAACCTGGCAACTGGTTATACTGCTCAGCGTGGTGATGCAGTAGGTATCATCGCTGCCCAGTCGATCGGTGAACCCGGTACCCAGCTGACACTGCGTACCTTCCACGTGGGTGGTGTTGCGGGCTCTGCTTCTGTTGAATCTACGCTTTATGCCAAGTTCGATGGAACCATGCAGTTTGATGGTCTGCGTACGGTAACCACCGAGAACAATGAAGGTGAAAAAGTGCAGGTAGTTATCGGCCGTACTGGTGAGATCCGTTGTATGGATGTGAAGAATGACCGTTTGTTGAATGTGGTGAATATCCCATACGGTTCTACCCTTATTGTGAAGGATGGTCAGCAGGTGAAGAAAGGAGACCCGATCTGTAGCTGGGATCCGTTCAACAACGTTATCATCGCTGAAATTGCCGGAGCTGTTAAGTTTGAGAATGTTATCGAAGGTATCACCTACCGTGAGGAAGCCGATGAACAAACCGGCCACCGCGAGAAAGTGGTAATCGAAACCAAGGATAAGACCAAGATCCCTTCTATCCTGCTCGAGGGGAAGGAGATCAAGTCATACAACCTGCCTGTTGGATCTCACATCATCATGGAAGAAGGTACAGAGGTGAGAGCCGGACAGGTGCTTGTGAAGATCCCCCGTGTACTGGGCAAGCTGCGTGATATCACCGGTGGTCTGCCACGTGTAACTGAATTGTTTGAAGCCCGTAACCCGGGTAACCCTGCTATCGTTTCTGAAATTGATGGTGTGGTGGCATTTGGTTCTATCAAGCGTGGTAACCGCGAGATCATTGTGGAGGCCCGCGATGGTGTAACCAAGAAGTACCTCGTTCCTTTGACGCGCCAGATCCTGGCACAGGATGGTGACTTCGTTAAAGCTGGTGTTGCCCTGTCTGATGGACAGATCGCGCCAAGTGATATCCTGGCCATTAAAGGACCTTTTGCAGTACAGGAATACGTAGTAAATGAGATCCAGGAAGTTTACCGACTCCAGGGTGTGCGTATCAACGATAAGCACATTGAAGTGATCGTTCGCCAGATGATGAAAAAGGTATCTATTGTTGATCCGGGTGACACCAAGTTCCTGGAAGATGATACTGTAGATAAATTTGAATTCATTGAAGAGAATGACTGGATATTCGACAAGAAGGTAGTAACGGATCCGGGTGAAAGCACCAGGATGCGTGCCGGCCAGATCACCAGCTTGCGTGAACTGCGTGAAGAGAATTCTATCCTGCGTCGTTCAGACAAGAAACTGGTAGAATTCCGTGATGCCAAGTCTGCAACTTCCCATCCGATGTTGCTGGGTATCACCAAGGCTTCACTGGGCGTTCAAAGCTGGATCTCCGCAGCATCATTCCAGGAAACTACCAAGGTGTTAAGCACCGCAGCTATCCAGGGCAAGACCGACGATATGCTGGGCCTGAAGGAAAACGTGATCACTGGTCACCAGATCCCTGCAGGTACTGGTTTGCGCGAGTTCGAAAACATGATCGTAGGCAGCAAGGAAGAGTACGAACTGCTCCAGACTACCCGCGAAGCCATGAACTTCGACGAAGAAGAATAA
- a CDS encoding DUF4230 domain-containing protein: MIKWTIRLILLVASITLIWWIAGKINPDLGFGSLFKSSPLLIDDTPVLITEIKSLNQLFTVTSMDEVVISEVKPAETGSLRNILHMTLPMPGMAVDKIVLVARGKVMAGADLSRLSEKDIFIREDSISLRLPRAVILDIIINPSDTETFMETGNWSPEAVTKVKLKAKELLRIRALEQGILNKADEQALKVMSGFLHTMGFQKVRVYN; the protein is encoded by the coding sequence ATGATCAAGTGGACCATCAGACTAATCCTCCTCGTAGCCTCCATCACCTTGATATGGTGGATCGCGGGAAAAATAAATCCGGACCTAGGCTTTGGCAGCCTGTTCAAATCATCCCCACTATTAATAGATGATACTCCTGTATTGATCACTGAGATAAAGTCACTCAACCAACTATTTACCGTTACCTCCATGGATGAAGTGGTGATCAGTGAAGTAAAACCTGCTGAAACAGGTAGTTTGAGAAATATACTGCATATGACCCTCCCCATGCCGGGAATGGCCGTGGACAAAATTGTACTTGTGGCGCGGGGAAAGGTTATGGCGGGGGCTGACCTTTCAAGACTTTCTGAAAAGGATATATTCATCCGCGAGGATTCCATCTCTTTGCGTTTACCCAGGGCCGTTATCCTGGATATCATTATTAATCCGTCCGACACGGAAACCTTCATGGAAACAGGAAACTGGTCACCGGAAGCGGTTACCAAGGTCAAACTAAAAGCAAAAGAATTACTCAGGATAAGAGCCCTGGAACAAGGCATCCTGAATAAAGCCGATGAGCAGGCATTGAAGGTAATGTCTGGATTCCTACATACAATGGGATTTCAAAAAGTGAGGGTCTACAATTAG
- a CDS encoding 2-C-methyl-D-erythritol 4-phosphate cytidylyltransferase produces the protein MEKFAVIVAGGSGLRMGTTVPKQFLLLRDKPVLWYTLTAFLDAFQDMQIILVLPEQHLRTGQDIIRSTYDPDRIWMTIGGETRFHSVRNGLQHINRHSIVFVHDGVRCLLTPELIRKCYDAAVDKGNAIPAITAVDTIRIETVNGNEQIDRNKVRIIQTPQTFFSDIIKTAFEQDYHESFTDEASVVEKLGVKIHLIDGEGSNIKITRPLDLLIAERVLEEREMGI, from the coding sequence ATGGAAAAGTTTGCTGTCATAGTTGCCGGGGGATCCGGTTTGAGGATGGGTACCACCGTACCCAAGCAGTTTTTGTTGCTTAGGGATAAGCCGGTTTTATGGTATACCCTGACGGCCTTCCTTGATGCCTTCCAGGATATGCAGATCATCCTTGTATTGCCTGAGCAGCATTTGCGTACCGGCCAGGATATAATCCGTTCCACTTATGACCCTGACAGGATCTGGATGACCATTGGAGGGGAAACCAGGTTCCATTCCGTTAGGAATGGTTTGCAGCACATCAACAGGCATTCCATTGTATTTGTGCATGATGGCGTAAGGTGTTTACTTACCCCTGAACTGATCAGGAAATGTTACGATGCGGCAGTGGATAAGGGTAATGCCATACCGGCCATTACTGCAGTTGATACCATTCGTATTGAGACGGTGAATGGTAATGAACAGATAGACAGGAATAAAGTACGGATTATCCAAACCCCGCAAACCTTTTTCTCGGATATCATCAAGACTGCATTTGAACAGGATTACCACGAGTCATTTACCGATGAGGCCAGCGTTGTGGAGAAGCTGGGTGTAAAGATCCACCTGATCGATGGCGAAGGCAGCAATATCAAGATCACCAGGCCACTTGACCTGCTGATCGCAGAAAGGGTATTGGAAGAAAGGGAAATGGGTATATGA
- a CDS encoding bifunctional heptose 7-phosphate kinase/heptose 1-phosphate adenyltransferase, translated as MNFEQLFQAFSQIKVGVIGDVMLDTYWWGHVDRISPEAPVPIVALDKRELRIGGAGNVALNLVALGARVNIFSVMGEDSDGRQLDQLLTDSGIDTSYIIFSHQRKTTNKVRIISRNQQMMRLDSETVADLLPDVEEAIFDRVKDYIIQESPKVIIFEDYNKGVLTESLIQKVIALCREHNVITTVDPKKKNFFSYKGVDIFKPNLKEVKEGLNVSLEEVNEASMQRVHQLLKEKLDHKISFITLSEKGVFYDAGTNSRIIPSHLRNIADVSGAGDTVIAVASLVYATTGNVDLFAEMANIAGGLVCEEVGTAAINKERLLKECKLLLG; from the coding sequence ATGAATTTCGAGCAACTATTCCAGGCTTTTTCACAAATAAAAGTAGGCGTCATCGGGGATGTAATGCTTGACACCTATTGGTGGGGGCATGTGGACAGGATATCCCCGGAAGCACCCGTGCCCATTGTAGCCCTGGATAAGCGTGAACTTAGGATTGGAGGGGCAGGCAATGTTGCACTCAACCTGGTTGCCCTCGGCGCCAGGGTCAATATCTTTTCCGTAATGGGGGAAGACAGTGATGGCAGGCAGTTGGACCAGTTGCTCACCGATAGCGGCATTGATACCTCCTATATCATTTTTAGTCACCAGCGGAAGACTACCAATAAAGTGCGGATCATTAGCCGTAACCAACAAATGATGCGGCTGGATTCAGAAACAGTTGCCGATCTCTTACCTGATGTGGAAGAGGCGATTTTTGACCGTGTGAAGGATTATATCATCCAGGAATCCCCCAAGGTCATCATCTTTGAAGATTACAATAAGGGAGTCCTGACCGAAAGCCTGATCCAAAAAGTAATTGCTTTGTGTCGCGAGCATAATGTCATTACAACGGTTGATCCAAAGAAAAAGAACTTTTTCAGCTATAAGGGAGTCGATATATTCAAGCCCAACCTCAAGGAAGTAAAGGAGGGATTGAATGTAAGCCTTGAAGAGGTAAATGAGGCTTCCATGCAAAGGGTCCACCAGTTGTTAAAGGAGAAACTTGACCATAAAATATCATTCATTACGCTTTCCGAGAAAGGAGTATTCTACGATGCCGGAACCAATTCCAGGATCATTCCCTCCCATTTGAGGAATATCGCTGATGTGTCTGGGGCAGGTGATACTGTTATCGCTGTAGCCAGCCTGGTTTATGCTACAACAGGCAATGTTGACCTGTTTGCTGAGATGGCAAATATTGCAGGTGGATTGGTTTGCGAAGAAGTGGGTACAGCTGCAATCAATAAGGAGAGGTTGCTAAAGGAATGCAAATTATTATTGGGATAG